In a single window of the Phycisphaerales bacterium genome:
- a CDS encoding protein kinase yields MPIRPDPPQLDVPLLTALARAELEGPERDRAEQLVAMSGAARAYFRSQTAARWPRIRNYTLLGEVGRGGFGVVYRAVHHSKLRIEAVKVLFGTTAQREAYFENEVRLVAGLRHPNIATLYEARLVAPPLYYSMEYVAGEQLDKYVQRHRPTLERRIELVRIVVEAMAYAHRAGVVHRDLKPQNILIDRDGQPRIVDFGIARRILGAADAEKAAAREAALGTFGYMAPEQMAGQAVDGRADIYSLGALLFHVISGQPARLAPEADYLTTMLRARDVNRAEDLAAIIARCVASDPAARYRSCAALAEDLLDYLEGRPVHARPSRWSYRAGRLSSLIVRRHLLPVQLAATTLVIVFLSGLFWFGRAHWVADAPAGDPVQLIALRPSTIEAFRAGRLVPAAPIANRADPKSLRVLAGALMERLAVARPKVLVWDFTLPDCHPQYDAAFIAGVRALGAPVVIGFRELHVNAEPVVCGEIRTEVAAAGSLISTAPVTFADSVLLPLAVQRGQDRPWPSLAVAGLAAARHPQAAAELRVVGQEVQMLYRRRDPAPHEARWLDDQDRLPFYSVSSPRPGHPGFMPDDRLLLARFPLTGVLEWANRAIAMEEVFTAEDATLRQWFGGRVVLVGPMLPYEDTHPLAGGEYVFGCQVQAAVLTGLLAGQGIHRLPRAAIVLRVLLWAVLGTLVVYGMPLGRPHGLRRIAVALGATIAMVAVMGLGTTHHLSTAWRMELTIGLCAFFTAGAVAGLLRLLHARERSLAPSPTWSPDEHATASTTVLAATRAS; encoded by the coding sequence ATGCCGATCCGGCCGGACCCACCCCAACTCGACGTACCACTGCTCACAGCGCTGGCGCGCGCCGAGCTGGAGGGCCCGGAGCGCGATCGCGCCGAGCAGCTCGTCGCGATGAGCGGGGCAGCCCGGGCGTACTTCCGCAGTCAGACGGCCGCGCGCTGGCCACGCATCCGCAACTACACTCTGCTCGGTGAAGTTGGAAGGGGTGGTTTTGGTGTCGTCTATCGGGCGGTGCATCACAGCAAGCTACGGATCGAGGCGGTCAAGGTCCTCTTTGGGACAACGGCACAGCGGGAGGCGTATTTCGAGAACGAGGTGCGGCTCGTCGCCGGCCTGCGGCATCCCAACATCGCGACGCTCTACGAAGCCCGGCTCGTGGCTCCCCCGCTGTACTACAGCATGGAGTACGTGGCGGGCGAGCAACTCGACAAGTACGTCCAGCGTCACCGTCCGACGCTCGAGCGGCGGATTGAACTGGTGCGGATTGTCGTTGAGGCCATGGCCTACGCCCACCGCGCGGGGGTCGTACACCGCGATCTGAAGCCGCAGAACATTCTCATCGACCGCGACGGTCAGCCGCGCATCGTCGATTTCGGCATTGCCCGCCGGATCCTGGGCGCGGCCGATGCGGAAAAAGCCGCTGCCCGTGAAGCCGCCCTTGGCACATTCGGTTACATGGCACCGGAGCAAATGGCGGGGCAGGCGGTCGACGGCCGAGCAGATATCTACTCCCTGGGCGCCCTGCTTTTCCACGTCATCTCCGGACAACCGGCACGTTTGGCACCGGAAGCAGACTACTTGACGACAATGCTGCGTGCTCGCGACGTCAACCGGGCGGAGGATCTCGCCGCGATCATCGCGCGCTGTGTCGCGTCCGATCCGGCCGCCCGGTACCGCTCATGCGCCGCATTGGCCGAGGACTTGCTAGACTACCTTGAAGGGCGGCCTGTGCATGCTCGGCCGTCACGGTGGTCGTACCGTGCCGGTCGACTTTCGTCCCTCATCGTGCGTCGCCACCTGTTGCCGGTGCAATTGGCTGCAACCACGCTGGTGATTGTTTTCCTCAGCGGACTCTTCTGGTTTGGGCGCGCACATTGGGTGGCGGACGCGCCGGCGGGTGACCCCGTGCAATTGATCGCGCTGCGTCCGTCCACCATCGAGGCATTTCGCGCGGGCCGATTGGTCCCCGCAGCCCCGATCGCGAACCGGGCCGACCCGAAGAGTCTGCGGGTTCTGGCGGGGGCGCTGATGGAACGTCTGGCCGTAGCCCGTCCGAAGGTACTCGTCTGGGACTTCACACTGCCCGATTGCCATCCGCAGTACGACGCCGCTTTCATCGCCGGGGTGCGCGCGCTCGGGGCGCCCGTGGTCATCGGTTTCCGCGAACTGCATGTCAATGCCGAGCCGGTCGTGTGCGGGGAGATCCGTACTGAAGTGGCGGCGGCCGGCTCGCTCATTTCGACGGCGCCAGTCACGTTCGCCGACTCGGTGCTATTGCCGCTGGCGGTACAGCGGGGACAGGATCGGCCCTGGCCCTCTTTGGCGGTGGCGGGGCTTGCTGCGGCCAGGCACCCGCAGGCCGCTGCGGAGCTGCGCGTCGTCGGACAAGAAGTACAGATGCTGTACAGGCGGCGTGATCCGGCTCCCCATGAAGCGCGCTGGCTCGACGATCAGGACCGCTTGCCCTTTTATTCGGTTTCCAGCCCGCGTCCCGGTCATCCCGGCTTCATGCCGGATGACCGCCTGCTGTTAGCCCGTTTTCCCCTCACAGGTGTACTGGAGTGGGCGAACCGAGCGATTGCGATGGAGGAGGTCTTTACAGCGGAGGATGCCACTCTGAGGCAATGGTTCGGCGGGCGCGTGGTGCTTGTGGGTCCGATGCTGCCATACGAGGATACGCACCCGCTCGCCGGGGGAGAGTACGTGTTCGGCTGCCAGGTGCAGGCCGCTGTGCTGACAGGGCTGCTGGCCGGGCAGGGGATCCATCGCCTGCCGCGCGCGGCGATCGTGCTGCGTGTGCTGTTGTGGGCGGTCCTCGGAACGCTCGTGGTCTATGGGATGCCGCTGGGGCGACCGCACGGATTACGTCGGATCGCCGTAGCGTTGGGCGCGACGATCGCTATGGTGGCCGTCATGGGACTGGGCACTACCCATCACCTGTCTACGGCATGGCGAATGGAACTGACGATCGGACTTTGTGCGTTCTTCACGGCAGGCGCGGTGGCGGGACTGCTGCGACTGCTTCACGCGCGGGAGCGGAGTCTGGCACCGAGTCCGACCTGGTCACCGGATGAACACGCGACTGCTTCGACGACGGTCCTGGCGGCGACACGGGCGTCGTAA
- a CDS encoding 3D domain-containing protein, with product MSTVFQGILALAGVASSALFTLTLVTGPIVWASEAPEEYGPRIGMDWVEFDEDDAASEESVLVEAEPVEQTTTWIEPGPRMARDFGPIHGDRKLYRICRVTAYHDIGTTAAGVPSGVGQCAGPGDLPFGTKIFIPALNKTLIVTDRTHKRFRNSTVDIFIPSRAECIQFGRHYLEVEITLPEGDGRRFVRELFGR from the coding sequence GTGTCGACCGTCTTTCAGGGCATCCTTGCATTGGCTGGCGTGGCCAGCAGCGCATTGTTCACACTGACGTTAGTGACCGGCCCGATCGTGTGGGCCTCTGAGGCACCGGAAGAGTACGGGCCGCGGATAGGAATGGACTGGGTGGAGTTCGACGAAGACGACGCCGCAAGCGAAGAGAGCGTCCTCGTTGAGGCCGAGCCCGTGGAGCAGACTACCACCTGGATTGAACCGGGTCCGCGCATGGCCCGGGATTTCGGCCCCATTCATGGAGATCGTAAGCTATACCGGATCTGCCGGGTCACGGCCTATCACGACATCGGGACGACGGCTGCGGGTGTGCCGTCCGGTGTGGGGCAGTGTGCCGGTCCGGGCGATCTGCCCTTCGGAACGAAAATCTTTATCCCCGCACTGAACAAGACGCTGATTGTGACGGACCGAACACATAAGCGTTTCCGGAACAGCACGGTGGACATCTTCATCCCGAGCCGTGCAGAGTGCATCCAGTTCGGCCGGCACTACCTCGAAGTCGAGATCACCTTGCCGGAAGGCGATGGGCGACGGTTCGTACGCGAGCTGTTCGGGCGCTAA
- a CDS encoding triose-phosphate isomerase, with protein sequence MRKPLVAGNWKMNLNRAQAVALAATVRQGAESNQPSLLTQVEVAVCPPAVYLLPVVETVGPQIAVGAQNLYQEHEGAFTGEISAAMIADTGCRYVLVGHSERRHTIGHHEDDRMLNLKTRAARKAGLVPILCVGETLGERKAGETLDVLTFQLTAGLVGVQPASGMDLVIAYEPVWAIGTGETATPQQAQEAHAHLRAELRRLVGNVADQVRILYGGSVKPDNATEIFGQPDVDGGLIGGASLKADSFLAIAASALAAARK encoded by the coding sequence ATGCGTAAGCCCCTGGTGGCAGGAAATTGGAAGATGAATCTCAACCGCGCCCAGGCCGTCGCACTTGCCGCGACGGTGCGCCAAGGCGCGGAATCCAACCAGCCATCATTGCTCACACAGGTGGAAGTAGCGGTGTGCCCCCCAGCGGTGTACCTCCTACCCGTGGTTGAGACGGTTGGCCCGCAGATTGCCGTCGGCGCTCAGAACCTATACCAAGAGCACGAGGGTGCGTTCACCGGTGAGATCTCGGCGGCCATGATCGCAGACACGGGGTGCCGGTACGTCCTCGTCGGACACAGCGAACGAAGGCACACAATCGGTCACCACGAGGATGACCGCATGCTGAACCTCAAGACGCGTGCCGCCCGAAAGGCCGGCCTGGTACCGATTCTGTGCGTTGGTGAAACACTTGGCGAGCGTAAAGCCGGCGAGACGCTGGACGTGCTCACGTTCCAACTCACGGCCGGGTTGGTGGGCGTTCAACCGGCTAGCGGGATGGACCTTGTGATCGCCTATGAACCAGTCTGGGCGATTGGAACGGGCGAGACCGCCACGCCGCAGCAGGCCCAGGAGGCCCACGCCCACCTCCGGGCGGAGCTGCGCCGGCTGGTGGGGAACGTCGCTGACCAGGTGCGGATTCTCTACGGCGGCAGCGTGAAACCCGATAACGCGACCGAAATCTTCGGACAGCCGGATGTGGACGGTGGGCTGATCGGCGGTGCGAGCTTGAAAGCAGACTCCTTCCTGGCGATCGCAGCGTCCGCGCTGGCAGCAGCTCGCAAGTAG
- the secG gene encoding preprotein translocase subunit SecG — protein MILAVQWYHTLLAFLFVIMAVLLMLVILLQRGKGVGLAGAFGGAATTAAFGSKTGDVLTWITVVGAGILLLYTIILTFVFGPLGPGLGTTGPTDPAAPLVLPTNGEEAAPIEVTPLTRPPAPPAAEPVVEEPAAESADNVELPVETPAPTPAPEATPAVAPTTDAPPATEPPPAE, from the coding sequence ATGATCCTCGCGGTTCAGTGGTATCACACCCTGCTGGCGTTTCTCTTCGTCATCATGGCCGTCCTGCTGATGCTGGTGATCCTGCTTCAGCGGGGCAAGGGCGTCGGCCTGGCCGGCGCGTTCGGCGGGGCTGCCACTACGGCCGCCTTCGGCTCGAAAACCGGTGACGTGCTCACCTGGATCACAGTCGTGGGCGCGGGCATACTCCTGCTCTACACCATCATCCTCACGTTTGTATTCGGTCCACTCGGTCCGGGACTAGGGACAACCGGACCCACCGATCCCGCCGCCCCACTGGTCTTGCCGACCAACGGGGAAGAAGCCGCCCCGATCGAAGTCACTCCGCTGACGCGCCCGCCGGCGCCGCCCGCTGCCGAACCGGTAGTCGAAGAACCGGCGGCCGAGAGTGCCGACAATGTCGAACTGCCGGTGGAGACCCCGGCGCCAACTCCGGCTCCGGAAGCCACCCCCGCCGTGGCGCCCACGACAGATGCGCCCCCGGCCACCGAACCACCGCCTGCGGAATGA
- a CDS encoding YicC family protein, with the protein MIHSMTGFGDAEVEVGGQVLHVEIRTFNQRYLKTSIHLPDEFGFLENDVDRLLREHLTRGSVTLRLFVRSTGELAAAPLNSAAVTAYVRQLRALAGDDPRCTIDLATLLTLPGVCQPSELAQEDRELRWQQLRTVVGAALERLIAMRAAEGQALGADLRVHCGIIRGALERVRTRSPHVIEEYRDRLRTRVQQLLAGSGVQLGAEDLLKEVSIYAERSDISEEISRLAAHLDQFDGLLISREPAGRKLEFIAQEMLREANTMGSKTGDAAISREIIEIKSAVDRIKEQVANAE; encoded by the coding sequence ATGATCCACTCGATGACCGGCTTCGGTGATGCCGAAGTCGAGGTCGGGGGCCAGGTTCTGCATGTCGAGATTCGCACCTTCAACCAGCGCTATCTAAAAACGTCCATTCACCTCCCCGACGAGTTCGGGTTTCTCGAAAACGATGTCGATCGCCTTCTGCGAGAGCACCTGACACGTGGCAGCGTGACCCTGCGGCTGTTTGTCCGCAGTACGGGCGAACTCGCCGCAGCGCCGTTGAACTCCGCCGCGGTGACGGCCTACGTGCGACAACTCCGCGCGCTGGCCGGCGACGACCCCCGCTGCACGATTGACCTCGCGACCCTGTTGACGCTGCCGGGCGTGTGCCAGCCCAGCGAACTGGCGCAAGAAGATCGCGAATTGCGATGGCAACAGTTGCGCACTGTGGTAGGGGCGGCCTTGGAGCGACTGATCGCCATGCGTGCCGCCGAGGGGCAGGCACTGGGCGCGGACCTACGGGTGCACTGCGGCATCATCCGCGGCGCGCTGGAGCGCGTCCGCACACGTTCGCCACATGTGATCGAGGAATACCGCGATCGGCTACGGACCCGTGTGCAGCAGTTGCTGGCAGGCAGTGGCGTGCAGCTCGGGGCGGAAGATCTGTTGAAAGAAGTCTCGATCTATGCGGAACGCAGCGATATCAGTGAAGAAATCAGCCGCCTCGCTGCCCACCTTGACCAGTTCGACGGCTTACTGATCAGCCGCGAACCGGCCGGTCGCAAGCTGGAGTTCATTGCCCAGGAGATGTTGCGCGAAGCGAACACGATGGGCTCCAAGACCGGTGACGCCGCCATCAGCCGCGAGATCATCGAGATCAAGAGCGCGGTCGATCGAATCAAGGAGCAGGTCGCGAACGCGGAGTAG
- a CDS encoding TatD family hydrolase has product MLIDTHCHLTSPELLTQVDDVLAAARVAGVTRLILVATNPTDAHTAATLLVGRSGLYMAAGIHPHEAATADSERLAALASVLRGHGLAEEIRPRLVALGETGLDFHYDFAPRATQEQVFELHLALAEELRLPVIIHARKSEERVCEILAGHPALHGRVVFHCFSGGPELARRVLDLGCVCSFTGVVTFKKAAEIQAAARYVPADRLMIETDAPYMSPEPHRSIRPNVPALLVHTAQFLAKLRGERYEDFAAATTANAIRFFNLTKDAA; this is encoded by the coding sequence ATGTTGATCGACACACACTGCCATCTCACCTCACCAGAACTGCTCACGCAGGTCGACGACGTGCTGGCGGCCGCACGGGTGGCTGGCGTCACGCGCTTGATTCTCGTGGCTACCAACCCCACCGATGCGCACACGGCCGCCACCTTGCTGGTCGGACGGAGCGGGCTGTACATGGCCGCCGGAATCCATCCGCACGAGGCCGCAACCGCCGATTCCGAGCGGCTCGCGGCGCTGGCTTCCGTGCTGCGCGGTCATGGTCTGGCCGAGGAAATACGGCCGCGCCTCGTCGCCCTGGGTGAAACGGGGCTCGATTTTCATTACGACTTTGCACCGCGCGCCACCCAGGAGCAGGTGTTTGAACTGCACCTGGCACTCGCAGAGGAACTTCGCCTTCCGGTCATCATCCACGCGCGCAAATCGGAAGAACGCGTCTGCGAGATTCTGGCAGGGCACCCCGCACTGCACGGCCGCGTCGTGTTTCACTGTTTCAGTGGTGGGCCGGAATTGGCACGGCGCGTACTCGACCTCGGCTGCGTCTGCTCGTTTACGGGTGTCGTCACGTTCAAGAAGGCGGCCGAGATCCAGGCCGCCGCCCGGTATGTGCCCGCCGATCGCCTGATGATCGAGACGGACGCCCCCTACATGTCCCCTGAGCCGCACCGCAGCATCCGGCCGAACGTACCTGCATTACTGGTGCATACTGCGCAGTTCCTTGCGAAACTGCGCGGCGAACGTTATGAGGACTTCGCAGCGGCAACCACCGCCAACGCGATCCGTTTCTTCAACCTGACAAAGGATGCAGCATGA
- a CDS encoding SDR family oxidoreductase — protein MSLSLVTGGAGFIGSHIVRRLLEFGRPVRVLDNFSTGKRENLAEVANRIELVDGDICDERTVQQAMRGVDVVFHLAARASVPRSVAEPRPANDINVTGTLNLLISAKEAGVRRLVYSASSSAYGDTPVMPKTVDMRPMPLSPYAVSKLAAELYCSCWSHVYGLQTISLRYFNVFGPRQDPFGAYAAVIPAFVSRMLKGERPEIYGDGEQSRDFCYVENVVNANLLAADAQATHGEVVNVACGDRTTLNEIARDINRLLGTNLEPIYKDPRPGDVRHSLADVAYTKQVIGYEPKIFFAEGLERSIDWYKANL, from the coding sequence ATGAGCCTCAGTCTCGTGACCGGCGGCGCCGGCTTCATCGGCAGCCACATCGTTCGGCGCCTGCTCGAGTTTGGCCGGCCCGTGCGGGTGCTCGACAATTTCAGCACGGGCAAGCGAGAGAACCTCGCCGAAGTCGCCAACCGCATCGAGCTGGTCGACGGCGATATCTGCGACGAGCGCACCGTGCAGCAGGCCATGCGCGGCGTCGACGTTGTCTTCCACCTCGCGGCCCGCGCGAGCGTGCCGCGCAGCGTCGCTGAACCGCGCCCCGCCAACGACATCAACGTCACCGGCACGCTCAACCTGCTGATCTCCGCGAAGGAGGCCGGTGTGCGGCGGCTGGTCTATTCGGCCAGCAGCAGCGCCTACGGCGACACACCCGTGATGCCGAAGACCGTGGACATGCGGCCCATGCCCCTCAGCCCTTACGCCGTGAGCAAGCTCGCCGCCGAATTGTACTGCTCATGCTGGTCGCATGTGTACGGCCTGCAAACCATCTCCCTGCGCTACTTCAACGTGTTCGGGCCCAGACAGGACCCGTTCGGCGCTTACGCCGCCGTGATCCCGGCATTCGTCAGCCGCATGCTGAAGGGCGAGCGTCCGGAGATCTACGGCGACGGCGAGCAGTCCCGGGACTTCTGCTACGTCGAGAACGTGGTGAACGCGAACCTGCTGGCGGCGGATGCTCAGGCGACACACGGGGAAGTCGTGAACGTGGCGTGCGGCGACCGAACGACCCTCAACGAGATCGCCAGGGACATCAACCGACTGCTGGGCACGAATCTGGAGCCGATCTACAAGGATCCGCGGCCGGGTGACGTGCGCCACAGTCTGGCAGACGTAGCGTATACGAAGCAGGTCATCGGTTATGAACCGAAGATCTTCTTCGCGGAGGGTCTAGAGCGCTCGATCGACTGGTACAAGGCGAACCTCTAG